In Actinoplanes derwentensis, the following proteins share a genomic window:
- a CDS encoding AzlD domain-containing protein, translated as MLIAAILVLAAGTYAIRLSGVLLRDRLELSASVQRLLPMSAAALLAALAATAALMAGSEFAGLARPTGVLVGAMLAWRRAPFVVVVIAAAATTALLRLAGVA; from the coding sequence ATGTTGATCGCTGCGATCCTGGTCCTGGCGGCCGGTACCTACGCCATCCGGCTCAGTGGAGTTCTGCTGCGCGACCGCCTGGAACTCTCCGCCTCGGTGCAACGCCTGCTGCCGATGTCCGCCGCGGCCCTGCTGGCAGCCCTGGCCGCCACCGCGGCCCTGATGGCCGGAAGCGAGTTCGCCGGCCTGGCCCGCCCCACCGGAGTCCTGGTCGGAGCCATGCTGGCCTGGCGCCGGGCTCCGTTCGTCGTGGTGGTGATCGCGGCCGCCGCCACGACGGCCCTCCTGCGCCTGGCCGGCGTCGCATAG
- the murA gene encoding UDP-N-acetylglucosamine 1-carboxyvinyltransferase, with translation MTDDVLIVHGGTPLQGQIRVRGAKNLVSKAMVAALLGETPSRLFDVPRIRDVEVVSGLLELHGVKVTAGVEDGELMLDPTSVESASTDEINVHAGSSRIPILLCGPLLHRLGHAFIPDLGGCHIGPRPIDFHIQSLREFGAVVDKTPEGMHLSAPNGLHGAKLELPYPSVGATEQVLLTAVRAEGVTELRNAAIEPEIMDLICILQKMGAIITVHTDRVIEIQGVPRLYGYEHKPIPDRIEAASWAAAALATRGEIEVLGARQADMMTFLNVFRSIGGELKITDDRVARDGIAGAQGGIKFWHPGGELKAVALETDVHPGFMTDWQQPLVVALTQAHGISIMHETVYEQRLGYTEALNTMGATIQVYRDCLGGTPCRFGRRNFMHSAVIAGPSKLHAADLRIPDLRAGFAHLIAALAAEGTSRVYGVDLIKRGYEDFEGKLAALGAHVERP, from the coding sequence TTGACCGACGATGTCCTGATCGTGCACGGTGGCACACCGCTGCAGGGTCAGATCCGGGTCCGCGGCGCCAAGAATCTCGTCTCCAAGGCCATGGTCGCCGCCCTTCTCGGTGAGACCCCGAGCCGCCTCTTCGACGTTCCGCGAATCCGGGACGTCGAGGTGGTCAGCGGCCTTCTCGAGCTGCACGGCGTGAAGGTCACCGCCGGTGTCGAGGACGGCGAACTGATGCTGGACCCCACTAGCGTGGAGAGTGCCAGCACCGACGAGATCAACGTGCACGCGGGCTCGAGCCGTATTCCGATCCTGCTCTGCGGCCCGCTGCTGCACCGCCTCGGTCACGCGTTCATTCCCGACCTGGGTGGCTGCCACATCGGCCCGCGCCCGATCGACTTCCACATCCAGTCGCTGCGCGAGTTCGGCGCGGTCGTCGACAAGACCCCCGAGGGTATGCACCTGAGCGCGCCCAACGGGCTGCACGGGGCCAAGCTCGAACTGCCGTACCCCAGCGTCGGCGCCACCGAGCAGGTCCTGCTCACCGCCGTCCGCGCCGAGGGCGTCACCGAGCTGCGCAACGCGGCCATCGAGCCGGAGATCATGGACCTGATCTGCATCCTGCAGAAGATGGGCGCCATCATCACGGTGCACACCGACCGGGTCATCGAGATCCAGGGCGTGCCCCGGCTGTACGGCTACGAGCACAAGCCGATCCCGGACCGCATCGAGGCCGCCAGCTGGGCCGCGGCCGCCCTCGCCACTCGCGGCGAGATCGAGGTCCTCGGCGCCCGCCAGGCCGACATGATGACGTTCCTCAACGTCTTCCGGTCCATCGGCGGCGAGCTGAAGATCACCGACGACCGGGTGGCCCGGGACGGCATCGCCGGCGCCCAGGGCGGCATCAAGTTCTGGCACCCCGGCGGCGAGCTCAAGGCCGTCGCGCTGGAGACCGACGTGCATCCCGGGTTCATGACCGACTGGCAGCAGCCGCTGGTCGTCGCCCTCACCCAGGCGCACGGCATCTCGATCATGCACGAGACCGTGTACGAGCAGCGGCTCGGCTACACCGAGGCGCTGAACACGATGGGCGCCACCATCCAGGTCTACCGCGACTGCCTCGGTGGCACCCCGTGCCGCTTCGGCCGCCGCAACTTCATGCACTCCGCAGTGATCGCCGGCCCGTCCAAGCTGCACGCGGCCGACCTGCGCATCCCCGACCTGCGGGCCGGGTTCGCGCACCTGATCGCGGCGCTCGCCGCCGAAGGCACCTCCCGGGTGTACGGCGTCGACCTGATCAAGCGGGGCTACGAGGACTTCGAGGGCAAGCTGGCCGCCCTCGGTGCGCACGTCGAGCGCCCCTGA
- a CDS encoding helix-turn-helix domain-containing protein, with product MQQPAPPLAVIAAALRRERDRAGISLTELARRAGLAKSTLSQLESGSGNPSIETLWALGVALGIPFSRLIEPPPSPVRVVRAGSSPRIRAEGADFSGTLLSAGVPGTRRDVYVLELEPGARRDADPHIPGSVEHLVVSAGRVRVGPVDGLVEVGPGDYVTFPGDVPHSYQALEPGSWAVLVMEHR from the coding sequence ATGCAGCAGCCGGCCCCGCCGCTGGCCGTCATCGCCGCCGCCCTGCGCCGCGAACGCGACCGGGCCGGCATCTCCCTGACCGAGCTGGCCCGCCGGGCCGGACTGGCCAAGTCGACGCTCTCCCAGCTGGAGTCGGGCAGCGGCAACCCGAGCATCGAGACGCTGTGGGCGCTCGGGGTGGCACTCGGCATCCCGTTCAGCCGGCTGATCGAGCCGCCGCCGTCGCCGGTGCGGGTGGTCCGGGCCGGCAGCAGTCCCCGGATCCGGGCCGAGGGCGCCGACTTCTCCGGCACCCTGCTGTCGGCCGGGGTTCCCGGCACCCGGCGCGACGTCTACGTGCTGGAACTCGAACCGGGCGCCCGCCGCGACGCCGACCCGCACATCCCGGGCAGTGTCGAGCACCTGGTGGTGTCGGCCGGCCGGGTCCGGGTCGGGCCGGTCGACGGGCTGGTCGAGGTCGGGCCGGGTGACTACGTGACGTTCCCCGGTGATGTGCCGCACAGCTACCAGGCCCTCGAGCCGGGGTCCTGGGCGGTCCTGGTGATGGAGCACCGTTAG
- a CDS encoding AzlC family ABC transporter permease, whose amino-acid sequence MGTLYRTRAQRRDIGALAAATLAVGASFGAITIAYGLPAWVPVVMSVLVFAGGSQFLAVGLLAAGNPIAAVLAGLLLNARHLPFGLAVAGTIGPRWRDRLIGSHLMTDETVAFALAETTPAARRRVYWLVGATIFVTWNTGVVLGVLLGGATGDPDALGLDAAFPAGLIALILPSLRDRDTRLVALTGAAIAVLATPVLPAGLPVMSALLGLFVLFRPRPRRRPKPAADPGPVAGHDPTAGPDPAVGPDPAAGPDPAVGPDPAAGPDPAAGPDPAAGPDPAAGPDPAAGPDPAAGPDPAVGPDPVVGSVSEEERC is encoded by the coding sequence ATGGGGACGTTATATCGAACGCGAGCCCAACGGCGAGACATCGGAGCCCTGGCCGCCGCGACTCTCGCGGTCGGCGCCTCCTTCGGAGCGATCACGATCGCGTACGGCCTGCCCGCGTGGGTTCCGGTCGTCATGTCGGTGCTGGTGTTCGCCGGCGGCTCCCAGTTCCTGGCCGTCGGGCTGCTAGCCGCCGGCAACCCGATCGCCGCCGTCCTGGCCGGTCTGCTCCTCAACGCCCGGCACCTGCCGTTCGGCCTCGCGGTCGCCGGCACCATCGGCCCCCGCTGGCGGGACCGGCTGATCGGCAGCCACCTGATGACCGACGAGACGGTCGCGTTCGCCCTGGCCGAGACCACCCCGGCCGCCCGGCGTCGCGTCTACTGGCTGGTCGGCGCCACCATCTTCGTCACCTGGAACACCGGTGTCGTCCTCGGTGTACTCCTCGGCGGCGCCACCGGCGACCCCGACGCCCTCGGCCTCGACGCCGCTTTCCCGGCCGGCCTGATCGCCCTGATCCTGCCGTCGCTCCGCGACCGCGACACTCGCCTGGTCGCCCTGACCGGAGCCGCCATCGCAGTCCTGGCGACCCCGGTCCTGCCCGCCGGCCTCCCGGTCATGTCCGCACTCCTGGGCTTGTTCGTCCTCTTCCGCCCCCGCCCCCGCCGCCGCCCTAAGCCCGCCGCCGACCCCGGACCTGTCGCCGGCCACGACCCCACTGCCGGTCCTGACCCTGCCGTCGGTCCTGACCCTGCTGCCGGTCCTGACCCTGCCGTCGGTCCTGACCCTGCTGCCGGTCCTGACCCTGCTGCCGGTCCTGACCCTGCTGCCGGTCCTGACCCTGCTGCCGGTCCTGACCCTGCTGCCGGTCCTGACCCTGCCGCCGGTCCTGACCCTGCCGTCGGTCCTGATCCCGTCGTTGGTTCTGTCTCCGAGGAGGAGCGATGTTGA
- a CDS encoding DUF3043 domain-containing protein codes for MSPLFRRKPDDLVADATSSVTQEDSASAHPKGYTPSKKELGVVTPKRVAQGRRVQDPAPANRKEAYKQLRERQRAERAEASEGMRNGDERYLLARDRGPERSLVRDLVDSRRTAGSYFIGGAVVVLIGSSIAIPAVQLASNLIWAALALAVLIDSIFIARRIKKQVQTRFPQTDQRLGSLYFYGIMRGLTFRRMRIPKPKVDLGATV; via the coding sequence GTGTCCCCGCTGTTTCGCCGCAAGCCAGACGACCTCGTCGCCGACGCGACCTCCTCGGTAACCCAGGAGGATTCCGCCTCGGCGCATCCCAAGGGCTACACCCCCAGCAAGAAAGAGCTGGGCGTGGTGACGCCGAAACGGGTCGCCCAGGGCCGCCGCGTGCAGGACCCGGCGCCGGCCAACCGCAAGGAGGCTTACAAGCAGCTCCGTGAGCGGCAGCGGGCCGAGCGTGCCGAAGCCTCCGAGGGCATGCGCAACGGTGACGAGCGTTACCTGCTGGCCCGCGACCGGGGGCCGGAGCGTTCGCTGGTCCGGGACCTCGTCGACTCGCGGCGCACCGCCGGGTCGTACTTCATCGGTGGGGCCGTGGTGGTGCTGATCGGCTCGTCCATCGCCATCCCGGCGGTGCAGCTGGCCAGCAACCTGATCTGGGCCGCTCTGGCGCTCGCCGTCCTCATCGACAGCATCTTCATCGCCCGGCGCATCAAGAAGCAGGTCCAGACCCGCTTCCCACAGACCGACCAACGGCTGGGCTCGCTGTATTTCTACGGCATCATGCGTGGCCTGACCTTCCGCCGCATGCGCATCCCGAAGCCGAAGGTCGACCTGGGCGCCACCGTCTGA
- the erpA gene encoding iron-sulfur cluster insertion protein ErpA, with protein sequence MTTEAHTESTEATAPTGINLTDVAAVKVKALIEQEGRDDLRLRIAVQPGGCSGMRYQLFFDERSLDGDVVTDFDGVEVVVDRMSTPYLAGATIDFADRIDAQGFTIDNPNAQNSCACGDSFH encoded by the coding sequence GTGACCACTGAAGCGCACACCGAGTCGACCGAGGCGACTGCCCCGACCGGCATCAACCTCACCGACGTCGCCGCGGTGAAGGTCAAGGCCCTGATCGAGCAGGAAGGGCGCGACGACCTGCGCCTGCGCATCGCCGTACAGCCCGGTGGCTGCTCCGGCATGCGTTACCAGCTCTTCTTCGACGAGCGTTCGCTCGACGGAGACGTCGTCACCGACTTCGACGGTGTCGAGGTCGTGGTGGACCGGATGAGCACGCCCTACCTCGCGGGCGCGACCATCGACTTCGCCGACCGCATCGACGCCCAGGGCTTCACGATCGACAACCCGAACGCGCAGAACTCCTGCGCCTGCGGTGACTC
- a CDS encoding glycerate kinase family protein has translation MRVLICPDKFAGTLSAPEVAQAVADGWSVPGDVLVQRPLADGGPGFVEVLAAALDGRRIPVDTVDPLGRPARGEILHAGGVAYVESAQACGLHLLTAEERNPRAATSYGLGLLLAAAVETGAVEIVVGLGGSAVNDAGAGMLAALGAAPLDAAGLALPYGGAALSAATALGGVPQLRQVRLVAATDVDNPLTGLHGASNVFGPQKGASREDVLLLDAALEHFAGVLEQAFGIKDLALQPGGGAAGGIGAALIALGGRVTSGINLVTNLIGLDRELDAADLVITGEGSFDHQSLRGKVVAGIAAGAQDRGLPCVVLAGRNETGQREASAAGVTETHTLVEHFGNVETALAEPARGLRELAARLAGQWSR, from the coding sequence GTGCGCGTACTGATCTGTCCGGACAAGTTCGCCGGTACCCTCTCCGCTCCCGAAGTCGCCCAGGCCGTCGCGGACGGCTGGTCCGTGCCCGGCGACGTCCTCGTCCAGCGCCCGCTCGCCGACGGCGGCCCCGGATTCGTCGAGGTCCTCGCCGCCGCCCTGGACGGCCGCCGCATCCCGGTGGACACCGTCGACCCGCTGGGCCGCCCGGCCCGGGGCGAGATCCTCCACGCCGGCGGCGTCGCCTACGTGGAGAGCGCGCAGGCTTGCGGCCTGCACCTGCTCACCGCCGAAGAGCGAAACCCCAGAGCGGCCACCTCGTACGGTCTGGGCCTGCTCCTGGCCGCCGCGGTCGAGACCGGGGCGGTCGAGATCGTGGTCGGCCTCGGTGGTTCGGCGGTCAACGACGCCGGCGCGGGCATGCTGGCCGCCCTCGGCGCGGCCCCACTGGACGCCGCCGGACTGGCCCTGCCGTACGGCGGTGCGGCCCTGAGCGCCGCGACCGCCCTCGGCGGGGTGCCGCAGCTACGCCAGGTGCGCCTGGTGGCCGCGACCGACGTCGACAACCCGCTGACCGGCCTGCACGGCGCCAGCAACGTCTTCGGCCCGCAGAAGGGCGCCTCCCGCGAGGATGTGCTGCTGCTCGACGCGGCCCTGGAACACTTCGCGGGCGTGCTGGAGCAGGCGTTCGGGATCAAGGACCTGGCCCTGCAGCCGGGCGGCGGTGCGGCCGGCGGGATCGGCGCCGCCCTGATCGCGCTCGGCGGCCGGGTGACCTCGGGTATCAACCTGGTCACGAATCTGATCGGCCTGGACCGGGAACTCGACGCCGCCGACCTGGTGATCACCGGCGAGGGATCGTTCGATCACCAGTCGCTGCGCGGCAAGGTGGTCGCCGGGATCGCCGCCGGCGCCCAGGATCGGGGTCTGCCCTGCGTGGTGCTGGCCGGGCGCAACGAGACCGGTCAGCGTGAGGCGTCTGCGGCTGGTGTGACCGAAACCCACACCCTGGTCGAACATTTCGGCAACGTAGAGACGGCTCTGGCCGAACCGGCCCGCGGCCTGCGGGAACTCGCCGCACGCCTCGCCGGGCAATGGAGTAGGTAG
- the nadA gene encoding quinolinate synthase NadA, whose product MGGVTATWTEPSNTPLSLLLLGKGVDPASERGVDCPGDLPAPSDPDLVARATAAKAALGDRVFVLGHHYQRDEVIQFADVTGDSFKLAQQAAARPDAEFIVFCGVHFMAESADILTTADQRVILPDLAAGCSMADMAVLGQVETAWEHFEDLGITDQIVPVTYMNSSADIKGFVGRNNGVVCTSSNAKRALDWSFEQGSKVFFLPDQHLGRNTAVLEMGFDLDDCVLYDPHKPQGGLTAEQLVNAKMILWRGHCSVHGRFTIDSVREVRERVPGVNVLVHPECRHDVVRAADYVGSTEYIIRALDAAPAGSSWAVGTELNLVRRLALAHPDKQVMFLDRSVCYCSTMNRIDLPHLVWTLEELVAGRVPNVITVDEKTARDARVALDQMLALP is encoded by the coding sequence ATGGGCGGCGTGACGGCGACCTGGACCGAACCCTCGAACACCCCGTTGAGCCTGCTTCTGCTCGGTAAGGGCGTCGACCCCGCGAGCGAGCGTGGCGTGGACTGCCCCGGCGATCTGCCCGCTCCCAGTGATCCCGATCTGGTGGCCCGGGCGACCGCGGCCAAGGCGGCTCTCGGCGACCGGGTGTTCGTGCTCGGGCATCACTATCAGCGTGACGAGGTGATCCAGTTCGCCGACGTCACCGGTGACTCGTTCAAGCTCGCCCAGCAGGCGGCGGCGCGGCCGGACGCGGAGTTCATCGTGTTCTGCGGTGTGCACTTCATGGCCGAGAGCGCCGACATCCTGACCACTGCGGACCAGCGGGTCATCCTGCCCGACCTGGCGGCCGGCTGTTCGATGGCCGACATGGCGGTGCTCGGCCAGGTCGAGACCGCGTGGGAGCACTTCGAGGACCTGGGCATCACCGACCAGATCGTGCCGGTGACGTACATGAACTCGTCCGCCGACATCAAGGGTTTCGTCGGCCGTAACAACGGTGTGGTCTGCACCTCGTCGAACGCGAAGCGGGCTCTGGACTGGTCGTTCGAGCAGGGTTCGAAGGTGTTCTTCCTGCCGGATCAGCACCTGGGGCGCAACACGGCCGTGCTGGAGATGGGTTTCGACCTGGACGACTGTGTCCTCTACGACCCGCACAAGCCGCAGGGTGGTCTCACCGCTGAGCAGCTGGTGAACGCGAAGATGATCCTCTGGCGCGGGCACTGTTCGGTGCACGGCCGGTTCACCATCGACAGTGTCCGGGAGGTCCGCGAGCGGGTGCCCGGTGTCAACGTGCTGGTCCACCCGGAGTGCCGGCACGACGTGGTGCGGGCCGCCGACTACGTCGGCTCGACCGAGTACATCATCCGGGCTCTCGACGCGGCTCCGGCCGGTTCGTCGTGGGCGGTGGGGACCGAGCTCAATCTGGTCCGGCGTCTCGCGCTGGCCCACCCGGACAAGCAGGTCATGTTCCTCGACCGGTCGGTCTGCTACTGCTCGACGATGAACCGCATCGACCTTCCTCATCTGGTCTGGACGCTGGAGGAACTGGTCGCGGGCCGGGTCCCCAACGTGATCACGGTCGACGAGAAGACCGCGCGTGACGCTCGGGTCGCTTTGGACCAGATGCTCGCCTTGCCGTGA